From one Luteolibacter sp. SL250 genomic stretch:
- a CDS encoding sugar phosphate isomerase/epimerase family protein — MTSDQLAIHTFTTKPWSIDECIENYARHGFGGISIWRETVEGEDLARVSRRLKDSGLKPVSYVRGGFFTGTTAEARRQAIDNNLRIIRDSETLGLPMIVLVCGATPGQSPRENLSQIQDSIAAILPAAENAGIRLAIEPLHPMYAGDRCAVATMADANDLCEALNHPLLGVAADVYHIWWDSKLEQEITRCAAADRLFAFHVCDFKADLEHPLLDRELPGQGLGTCARVNDLVKAAGFSGMTEVEIFSRRYWTENQHQFLEKIKAACAPLR, encoded by the coding sequence ATGACATCCGACCAACTCGCCATCCACACGTTCACCACCAAGCCGTGGTCGATCGACGAGTGCATTGAGAACTACGCCCGCCACGGCTTCGGCGGCATCTCCATCTGGCGGGAAACCGTCGAAGGTGAGGACCTCGCCCGCGTTTCCCGCAGGCTGAAGGACAGCGGCCTGAAACCCGTCTCCTACGTCCGTGGCGGCTTCTTCACCGGCACCACCGCGGAAGCCCGCCGTCAGGCCATCGACAACAACCTCCGGATCATCCGGGACTCGGAGACGCTCGGGTTGCCGATGATCGTGCTGGTCTGCGGTGCCACCCCCGGCCAGTCCCCGCGTGAGAACCTTTCACAGATCCAGGACAGCATCGCCGCCATCCTCCCCGCTGCGGAGAATGCGGGTATCCGGCTGGCCATCGAGCCGCTGCACCCCATGTATGCCGGTGACCGCTGCGCCGTCGCCACCATGGCGGATGCCAACGACCTGTGCGAGGCGCTCAACCATCCGCTCCTCGGCGTGGCGGCGGACGTCTATCACATCTGGTGGGACTCGAAGCTGGAGCAGGAAATCACCCGTTGTGCCGCCGCGGACCGTCTCTTCGCTTTCCACGTCTGCGACTTCAAGGCGGACCTGGAGCACCCGCTGCTCGACCGCGAGCTGCCCGGCCAGGGCCTCGGCACCTGCGCCCGCGTCAACGATCTGGTGAAAGCCGCGGGCTTCTCCGGCATGACCGAGGTCGAAATTTTCTCCCGCAGATACTGGACCGAGAACCAGCACCAGTTCCTCGAAAAAATCAAAGCCGCCTGCGCCCCACTCCGATAA
- a CDS encoding LacI family DNA-binding transcriptional regulator translates to MVTIYDIAEKAGVSGSTVSRALNGSRLVSDEVRERIQHIAKDLGFEKRNVRRHRQRTILNIRLVLPHHDSPERGLFYDLTQLIDGLRKGFAPTAINILSDLGGPSFVPFPHKKGGDTDAFVFAFHLPSPEVLQALIGRNIPFVILNRATPGLPCISSDHGGGMAELVEHLGKAPIKPCLITIDGLNEVFVERREGLATTLAAKGIPFSDADIHHFKNTAALTGEGLAPIAEKYDTLFCINDIVGSVVLSELARMGIPVPERCQVTGFDDSPLRRITRPLLTTVAMPVFEFGRRAGQRLAAEVIEGAVNVPLERLHGSLLIGESTRR, encoded by the coding sequence ATGGTAACGATCTATGACATCGCTGAAAAGGCCGGAGTTTCCGGCTCCACGGTTTCCCGCGCGCTCAATGGCTCGCGGCTCGTGAGCGATGAAGTGCGGGAACGTATCCAACACATCGCCAAAGACCTTGGTTTCGAGAAACGAAACGTGCGCCGCCACCGCCAGCGCACCATCCTCAACATCCGCCTGGTCCTGCCGCACCACGATTCCCCGGAGCGCGGATTGTTCTATGATCTGACACAGCTCATCGACGGCCTGCGCAAGGGCTTCGCGCCAACGGCGATCAACATTCTGAGCGACCTGGGAGGACCGTCTTTCGTTCCCTTCCCGCACAAGAAGGGCGGGGACACGGATGCCTTCGTCTTCGCCTTCCACCTGCCTTCGCCGGAGGTGCTGCAGGCTCTGATAGGGCGGAACATCCCATTTGTCATCCTCAACCGGGCAACGCCCGGTCTGCCGTGCATTTCCTCCGACCACGGCGGCGGGATGGCGGAGCTGGTGGAGCACTTGGGGAAAGCCCCCATCAAGCCGTGCCTGATCACCATCGACGGGCTCAACGAAGTCTTCGTGGAACGCCGCGAGGGCTTGGCCACCACGCTGGCGGCAAAGGGCATCCCGTTTTCTGATGCGGACATCCACCATTTCAAGAACACCGCCGCGCTGACCGGGGAGGGACTGGCCCCCATCGCGGAGAAATATGACACGCTTTTCTGCATCAACGACATCGTCGGCTCCGTGGTACTCTCCGAGCTGGCCCGGATGGGCATCCCGGTGCCGGAGCGTTGCCAGGTGACCGGCTTCGATGATTCCCCGCTGCGCCGCATCACCCGGCCGCTGCTGACCACCGTGGCCATGCCCGTCTTCGAGTTCGGCCGCCGTGCCGGACAGCGGCTTGCGGCGGAGGTCATAGAGGGTGCCGTGAATGTCCCTCTGGAGCGCCTCCACGGCTCCCTGCTCATCGGGGAATCCACCCGCCGTTGA
- a CDS encoding ATP-binding cassette domain-containing protein, translating to MDNPILEIQDATVWRGETRALKDFSLVLREGESVAILGPNGAGKSTLLKVLTGELRPEWGSGAICRLFGEDLWSLEDLRHKIGVVMPEEVARFHPEEIAEDAVLSSLRGAYGKTRWMKFSKTEKERAAEAMELMGITALAKREFGALSSGERRRFLIARSLVHQPEVLVLDEPSTALDFAAAMQLTATLCKLLEAGKTLLLVTHHPGEIPPGINRAVLLKDGGVFADGDKKSVLTSGNLTDLYQVGLRVKWSAGWCDVKPG from the coding sequence GTGGACAATCCCATACTTGAGATTCAGGACGCGACGGTCTGGCGTGGGGAAACTCGGGCGCTGAAAGATTTCTCCCTGGTGCTGAGGGAGGGGGAGAGCGTGGCCATCCTGGGACCGAACGGAGCGGGCAAGAGCACGCTGCTGAAAGTGCTGACCGGAGAGCTGCGGCCGGAGTGGGGTAGCGGTGCGATCTGTCGCCTGTTCGGAGAGGATCTGTGGTCGCTGGAGGATCTGCGGCACAAGATCGGGGTGGTGATGCCGGAAGAGGTCGCGCGCTTTCATCCGGAGGAGATTGCGGAGGACGCCGTGCTTTCTTCCCTGCGTGGTGCGTATGGAAAGACGCGCTGGATGAAATTCTCAAAGACGGAGAAGGAACGCGCGGCGGAGGCGATGGAGCTGATGGGCATCACCGCGCTGGCGAAGCGGGAGTTCGGCGCGTTGTCCTCCGGTGAGCGGCGCAGGTTCCTCATCGCCCGTTCGCTGGTGCACCAGCCGGAGGTGCTGGTGCTGGATGAGCCGTCCACGGCCCTCGATTTCGCCGCGGCGATGCAACTGACGGCGACGCTCTGCAAGCTGCTGGAGGCGGGTAAGACGCTGCTGCTGGTGACCCATCATCCCGGCGAGATCCCGCCGGGGATCAACCGGGCGGTGCTGCTGAAGGACGGCGGAGTCTTCGCGGACGGAGACAAGAAATCCGTGCTCACCTCCGGAAATCTGACCGACCTTTATCAGGTGGGGCTGCGGGTGAAGTGGTCGGCGGGATGGTGTGATGTAAAACCGGGGTGA
- a CDS encoding c-type cytochrome has protein sequence MLRYISAAALIPTLAFAQSGDKKDHANMDPVVPAELIPPAPVLPVDQAWKLFKTAPGFVIEAFAAEPTVDKPVALDYDAAGRLWICEMQGYMPDIDGKGEDIPQGRIVVVEDTDQDGKADKRTVFLDKLNLPRAVAVFPDGILFTDNENLLWIKRDGLKPVGKAEVAAPDFIEAGNVEHKSNGLIHGLDNWLYNAKSGKRVRRINGKWMVENTIFRGQWGIAKDNYGRLFHNHNSAFLFGDNVAPNLLQGNPGVTTKIGEFSAVGPNATWPIRVTPGVNRAYISKKNGYGSDTLNPETHKLINCTAAAGMTVYRGSNFPKEWANRALVTESCVQLVKAIEIKDDGSGKLTGSHPYGKEEWLASTDERFRPVSIYNAPDGSVIIVDMYHGIIQHKTFVTSYLREQYVSRGLDGPAHGQGRLYRVWSKDGKLEAYEDLSKKTGPELVALLGHANGWHRDTAQRVLVDRADASVASQLVAVVAKNDNPLARIHALWTLEGLGKLDAAVIEPLLSAKDPKIVISGLWAASKLPEAELAKLSPILLKLEPATEEMKPYIARVLGPLATPAAWEKLTDLIVKSQKNPLVLGAAFSGLDHHELKFKAAAGDKIKHKDFLGWLDKGASNAPAKKTAGELLTGPDREAFVRGKKLYNGEAACFGCHGLAGEGVPNLGPPLDGSEWVTGDVSIFGKILLHGLTGPIKVHGKVYVSPADMPGLFQNPAMTDAALADIATYVRNEWSNAAAPVKAEEFAKIREATKDRNGKPYTEAELRK, from the coding sequence ATGCTCCGTTACATTTCCGCCGCTGCATTGATCCCGACCCTCGCCTTCGCGCAGAGCGGGGATAAGAAAGACCATGCCAACATGGACCCGGTGGTCCCGGCGGAACTCATCCCTCCGGCCCCCGTCCTGCCCGTTGACCAGGCATGGAAGCTGTTCAAGACCGCTCCCGGGTTCGTGATCGAGGCATTCGCCGCGGAACCCACCGTCGATAAGCCGGTCGCGCTGGACTACGATGCCGCCGGACGCCTGTGGATCTGCGAAATGCAGGGCTACATGCCGGATATCGACGGCAAGGGTGAGGACATCCCACAGGGACGCATCGTCGTCGTCGAGGACACCGACCAGGATGGCAAGGCGGACAAGCGCACCGTCTTCCTCGACAAGCTGAACCTGCCGCGTGCGGTGGCGGTGTTCCCGGATGGCATCCTTTTCACCGACAACGAAAACCTCCTGTGGATCAAACGGGATGGCCTCAAGCCGGTGGGGAAAGCCGAAGTCGCCGCGCCTGATTTCATCGAGGCGGGCAACGTGGAGCACAAGAGCAACGGCCTGATCCACGGCCTGGACAACTGGCTCTACAACGCGAAGTCGGGCAAGCGTGTCCGCCGCATCAATGGCAAGTGGATGGTTGAGAACACCATCTTCCGCGGCCAGTGGGGCATCGCGAAGGACAACTACGGCCGCCTTTTCCACAACCACAACTCCGCCTTCCTCTTCGGCGACAACGTCGCTCCCAACCTGCTCCAGGGGAATCCCGGCGTCACCACCAAGATCGGCGAGTTCAGTGCCGTCGGCCCGAACGCGACCTGGCCGATCCGTGTGACCCCCGGCGTCAACCGCGCCTACATCTCCAAGAAGAACGGCTACGGCTCCGACACTCTGAATCCTGAGACGCACAAGCTCATCAACTGCACCGCCGCGGCGGGTATGACCGTCTACCGCGGCAGCAACTTCCCGAAGGAATGGGCGAACCGCGCGCTGGTCACCGAGTCCTGCGTCCAGCTTGTGAAAGCCATCGAAATCAAGGACGATGGCAGTGGCAAGCTGACCGGCAGCCATCCCTACGGAAAGGAAGAGTGGCTGGCCTCCACCGACGAGCGCTTCCGCCCGGTGAGCATCTACAACGCGCCGGATGGCAGCGTGATCATCGTGGACATGTATCACGGCATCATCCAGCACAAGACCTTCGTCACCTCCTACCTGCGCGAGCAATACGTGAGCCGCGGACTGGACGGCCCGGCCCATGGCCAAGGCCGCCTCTACCGCGTGTGGTCGAAGGACGGCAAGCTGGAAGCCTACGAAGACCTCTCCAAGAAGACCGGTCCCGAACTGGTCGCCCTGCTGGGCCATGCGAACGGCTGGCACCGAGATACCGCACAGCGCGTGCTGGTGGACCGCGCCGATGCTTCCGTCGCCTCTCAACTGGTGGCGGTCGTCGCGAAGAATGACAACCCGCTGGCCCGCATCCACGCGCTGTGGACGTTGGAAGGTCTGGGCAAACTCGATGCCGCCGTGATCGAGCCGCTGCTTTCCGCGAAGGATCCGAAGATCGTCATTTCCGGACTGTGGGCCGCCTCCAAGCTGCCGGAAGCGGAGCTTGCGAAGCTCTCCCCCATCCTCCTGAAACTGGAGCCTGCCACCGAGGAGATGAAGCCCTACATCGCGCGGGTTCTCGGGCCGCTGGCCACCCCCGCCGCGTGGGAAAAGCTCACCGACCTGATCGTGAAGTCACAGAAGAACCCGCTGGTGCTCGGCGCCGCGTTCTCCGGACTCGACCACCACGAACTCAAGTTCAAGGCGGCCGCTGGCGACAAGATCAAGCACAAGGATTTCCTCGGCTGGCTGGACAAGGGTGCCTCCAACGCCCCTGCGAAGAAGACCGCCGGCGAGCTGCTGACCGGTCCTGACAGGGAAGCATTCGTCCGCGGCAAGAAGCTCTACAACGGCGAGGCCGCCTGCTTCGGCTGCCACGGTCTGGCCGGTGAAGGCGTGCCCAACCTCGGCCCGCCCCTTGATGGTTCCGAGTGGGTCACCGGGGATGTCAGTATCTTCGGCAAGATCCTGCTCCACGGCCTGACCGGCCCCATCAAGGTACATGGTAAGGTCTATGTCTCCCCTGCGGACATGCCCGGACTGTTCCAGAACCCCGCCATGACCGACGCCGCGCTCGCGGACATCGCCACCTATGTGCGCAACGAATGGTCGAACGCCGCCGCCCCGGTGAAGGCGGAGGAGTTCGCGAAGATCCGCGAAGCGACCAAGGACCGCAACGGCAAGCCCTACACCGAGGCAGAGCTGAGGAAGTAA
- a CDS encoding Gfo/Idh/MocA family oxidoreductase, translated as MKPIGIILNGVTGRMGTNQHLVRSILAIRQQGGLRIGDETYMPEPILTGRNEYKLAELAKKHGVEKYTTDLDSVLADPFYQIFFDASGTPYRIGFLEKAIAAGKHIYCEKPTSDSASEAFRIAEVAEKAGVKNGTVQDKLWLPGLRKFQLLKEQGFFGEILSVRGEFGYWVFTGDYEGQPIQRPSWNYRSEDGGGMIVDMHCHWRYVIDNLFGNVTRVFCKAATHIPQRFDEQGKPFKCTADDSAYAIFETDTGITCQFNSSWNVRVRRDDLLTMQVDGTKGSAIVGLRKCWAQHESVTPRPVWNPDIDSPINYYDRWTEVPDQMNFENAFKIQWELFLKHVVADEPFRWTLREGAKGVELAELSWKSHEEGRWIDVPVR; from the coding sequence ATGAAACCCATCGGCATCATCCTCAACGGCGTCACCGGACGCATGGGCACCAACCAGCACCTCGTGCGTTCCATCCTGGCCATCCGCCAGCAGGGCGGACTCCGCATCGGGGATGAAACCTACATGCCCGAGCCGATCCTCACCGGCCGCAATGAATACAAGCTGGCCGAGCTGGCGAAGAAACACGGCGTGGAGAAATACACCACCGACCTGGACTCCGTGCTGGCGGATCCTTTCTACCAGATTTTCTTCGATGCCTCCGGCACCCCTTACCGCATCGGCTTCCTTGAGAAAGCCATCGCCGCGGGCAAGCACATCTACTGTGAGAAGCCCACGTCGGATTCCGCATCGGAAGCGTTCCGCATCGCTGAAGTCGCGGAGAAGGCAGGCGTGAAGAACGGCACCGTGCAGGACAAGCTGTGGCTGCCGGGCCTCCGCAAGTTCCAACTGCTGAAGGAGCAGGGCTTCTTCGGCGAGATCCTCTCCGTCCGCGGGGAGTTCGGCTACTGGGTCTTCACCGGCGACTACGAGGGCCAGCCGATCCAGCGCCCCAGCTGGAACTACCGCTCCGAAGATGGCGGCGGCATGATCGTGGACATGCACTGCCACTGGCGCTACGTCATCGACAATCTTTTCGGCAACGTGACCCGCGTCTTCTGCAAGGCGGCGACCCACATCCCGCAACGCTTCGACGAACAAGGCAAGCCGTTCAAGTGCACCGCCGACGACTCCGCCTACGCGATCTTCGAGACGGACACCGGCATCACCTGCCAGTTCAACTCCTCCTGGAACGTCCGCGTCCGCCGCGACGACCTCCTCACCATGCAGGTGGACGGCACCAAGGGATCCGCCATCGTCGGCCTGCGCAAGTGCTGGGCGCAGCATGAGAGCGTCACCCCGCGCCCGGTGTGGAATCCGGACATCGACAGCCCCATCAACTACTACGACCGCTGGACGGAAGTGCCGGACCAGATGAACTTTGAGAACGCCTTCAAGATCCAGTGGGAGCTGTTCCTCAAGCACGTCGTCGCGGACGAGCCGTTCCGCTGGACGCTGCGTGAAGGCGCCAAAGGCGTCGAGCTGGCCGAGCTGAGCTGGAAGTCCCACGAGGAAGGCCGCTGGATCGACGTTCCGGTGCGCTGA